The following proteins are encoded in a genomic region of Liolophura sinensis isolate JHLJ2023 chromosome 5, CUHK_Ljap_v2, whole genome shotgun sequence:
- the LOC135465590 gene encoding phosphatidylinositol 4,5-bisphosphate 3-kinase catalytic subunit alpha isoform-like — MPPSSGELWGHHLMPPQVSVDCLMPTGVIIPIGCARDATLERIKTDLFIEAKKYPLHYLMSEPTSYIFVSITQDAEKEEFYDETRRLCDLRLFQPILKVVEPKGNREEKMLNYEIGLAMGMPVTEFNEIKELETMTFRRNILQVCQDAVAQRESEGRKTQALYSFPPEVESSSDLPPHIEEKLLKDADRIIVCIWVMSADKSREKFSVQVHHTCTPEQVIAEAIRRRTRTMGLTVEEQQKCIQEHRDTYVLKVCGCDQFFLAQYPVSQYKYVRHCIAQEKIPQLMLMTKKSVYDSLPNNVFKMPGYAEKGKYALADINNQQTKSLWELHTQLRIQVNCATHVSVREVGKIYVKTGIYHGTESLCPNKDTARVDSSNPRWSEWLEYDLYIPDIPRSARLCFSICTVNVRKRRHEQHCALAWGNLQLFDFNDRLLSDKISLHLWPMPQMMDDLLNPIGIPGSNPDHDCPCLEIGFDRFTHPVSYPPEYQIDELAAWVSNNDNANSFYHRGTTAPIYPNDDPDHVAQELEILNKIISMDPLSEISEQEKDLLWKYRHYCSKTPHSLSKILAAVKWNSREEVAQLYRLLKEWPVVSLETSLELLDCSYPDLRVRQFAVESLEQVLTDDQLSQYLLQLVQALKFEPYLDNPTTRFLIKRALLNQKIGHFFFWHLKSELHQTSIRIRFGLILEAYCRGCGAYIKSLIRQVEAQDKLTNLTDTFKGKDNLEEQKKLLLEHMKQNDYQEALQSFTSPLNNSHILGDLFIPKCKVHQSKKRPLSLVWHNPDPMADLWYSDYRLMFKNGDDLRQDMLTLQVLRIMDNIWQSEGVDLRLIPYGCLSTGKDVGLIELVRNSQTVMAIQKRALGGAMQVDSSQLHKWIKEHNRGEKYSAAIEAFTRSCAGYCVATFVLGIGDRHSENIMVTQDGRVFHIDFGHFLNHKKKKFGINRERVPFVLTDDFLRVIARGADNPEKSEEFKKFQGLCGQAYLCLRKHANLFIVLFTMMLSCGIPELQSLDDISYLRKTLAVEQTEQEALSYFHQQLQDAHKGAWSTKLNFLFHVLGQSLKA; from the exons ATGCCTCCCAGCTCTGGTGAGTTATGGGGACACCACTTGATGCCCCCACAGGTCTCTGTGGACTGTCTCATGCCAACAGGTGTCATCATCCCCATTGGCTGTGCAAGAGATGCTACCTTAGAACGCATCAAAACAGACCTGTTCATCGAGGCCAAGAAGTATCCTCTCCATTATCTGATGTCCGAACCCACATCGTACATTTTTGTCAGCATTACACAGGATGCAGAGAAAGAAGAGTTTTATGACGAGACCAGACGGCTTTGTGATCTTCGCCTTTTCCAACCAATTCTCAAGGTCGTGGAGCCCAAAGGAAACCGTGAGGAGAAAATGCTCAATTATGAAATTG GTCTAGCGATGGGTATGCCAGTGACAGAGTTTAACGAGATTAAGGAGTTGGAGACAATGACTTTCAGACGTAACATCCTACAGGTGTGTCAAGATGCTGTGGCCCAGCGGGAATCTGAGGGGCGGAAGACTCAGGCCCTTTACTCCTTCCCCCCTGAGGTGGAGTCTAGTTCTGATCTCCCACCCCACATTGAGGAGAAACTACTCAAAG ATGCTGATCGCATTATTGTGTGTATCTGGGTTATGTCAGCTGATAAGAGCAGGGAGAAGTTTTCTGTACAAGTCCACCACACCTGCACCCCTGAGCAGGTGATAGCGGAGGCGATACGACGGAGGACACGCACCATGGGGCTGACAGTGGAGGAGCAGCAGAAGTGTATACAGGAGCACAGAGATACCTACGTCCTCAAAGTCTGTGGTTGTGACCAGTTCTTCCTCGCACAGTATCCTGTTAGTCAGTACAAG TATGTTCGCCATTGCATTGCACAGGAGAAAATacctcagctcatgctgatgaCCAAGAAAAGTGTCTATGACAGTTTACCCAACAATGTATTCAAAATGCCTGGTTATGCAGAAAAAG gAAAATATGCCTTAGCAGACATCAACAACCAACAGACCAAGTCCCTGTGGGAGTTACACACACAGCTACGTATCCAAGTGAATTGTGCCACTCATGTTAGCGTGAGGGAGGTTGGCAAG ATCTATGTGAAGACTGGTATTTATCATGGTACAGAGTCACTGTGTCCGAATAAGGACACGGCACGGGTAGATTCGTCCAACCCTCGCTGGAGTGAATGGCTAGAGTACGACCTCTATATCCCAGACATTCCACGCTCCGCCCGGCTCTGTTTCTCTATATGTACTGTGAATGTGCGGAAGAGGAGG catgaGCAGCACTGTGCGCTAGCCTggggaaatttacaattgttTGACTTCAATGATCGTCTGTTATCAGACAAAATCAGCCTCCATCTCTGGCCAATGCCACAGATGATGGATGACTTGCTCAATCCTATTGGAATTCCAG GTTCTAATCCAGACCATGACTGCCCATGTTTAGAAATCGGATTTGACCGCTTCACTCACCCTGTGTCTTATCCCCCTGAGTACCAGATAGATGAGCTAGCTGCTTGGGTCTCCAACAATGATAATGCAAATAGTTTCTACCATAGAGGGACCACAGCTCCAATCTACCCTAAT GATGACCCAGACCATGTGGCCCAAGAACTGGAAATCCTCAACAAGATCATATCCATGGATCCACTGTCTGAGATTTCTGAACAGGAGAAAGATTTGCTCTGGAAATACAG GCATTATTGCTCCAAGACACCTCATTCCCTTTCCAAAATCCTGGCTGCTGTGAAGTGGAACAGTCGCGAAGAAGTGGCACAG CTGTATAGACTGCTGAAGGAGTGGCCAGTTGTGAGCCTGGAGACCTCTCTGGAGCTACTGGACTGTTCTTATCCTGACCTGAGGGTTCGCCAGTTTGCCGTGGAGTCGCTGGAGCAGGTGCTCACAGATGATCAGCTGTCACAGTATCTGTTACAACTGGTGCAG GCACTGAAATTTGAGCCGTATTTGGACAACCCCACAACACGTTTCCTGATCAAAAGGGCATTGCTCAACCAGAAAATAGGGCATTTTTTCTTCTGGCATTTGAA GTCTGAGCTTCACCAGACAAGTATCCGGATACGGTTTGGTCTGATACTGGAGGCGTACTGCCGGGGGTGCGGGGCGTACATCAAGTCCCTGATCAGACAAGTGGAGGCCCAGGACAAACTCACAAACCTCACAGATACATTCAAGGGCAAAGAT AACCTAGAAGAACAGAAGAAGCTGTTGTTAGAACACATGAAACAGAATGACTACCAGGAAGCTCTGCAGAGTTTTACATCACCTCTCAACAACTCGCACATTCTCGGCGACCTCTT TATTCCCAAATGCAAGGTTCACCAGTCTAAGAAGAGGCCCCTGTCTTTAGTCTGGCACAACCCAGACCCAATGGCCGACCTTTGGTACTCAGACTACAGACTCATGTTCAAAAATGGAGATG ACCTGCGTCAGGACATGCTGACTCTTCAGGTGTTGCGGATCATGGACAACATATGGCAGAGCGAGGGTGTAGATCTCCG GTTGATTCCGTATGGATGTCTGTCGACGGGGAAAGATGTTGGTCTTATAGAATTGGTGAGAAATTCCCAGACGGTCATGGCAATTCAGAAGCGTGCTTTAGGGGGTGCTATGCAGGTGGACAGCTCCCAGCTGCACAAGTGGATCAAAGAACATAACCGTGGGGAGAA GTATTCCGCAGCGATAGAGGCATTCACACGGTCCTGTGCAGGGTATTGTGTGGCTACATTTGTGCTTGGGATTGGAGATAGACATTCAGAGAACATCATGGTAACTCAGGATGGGAGG GTTTTCCACATCGATTTTGGTCACTTCCTTAATCACAAGAAGAAGAAATTTGGGATCAACAGAGAGCGTGTTCCCTTTGTTCTGACAGATGATTTCCTAAGGGTTATTGCCAGGGGGGCTGACAACCCGGAAAAAAGTGAAGAGTTTAAAAA ATTCCAGGGCCTGTGCGGTCAGGCGTATCTGTGTCTACGGAAACACGCTAACCTCTTCATCGTCCTCTTCACCATGATGCTATCATGTGGCATTCCAGAACTCCAGTCATTGGATGACATCAGCTACCTACGCAAGACGTTGGCAGTAGAACAAACAGAGCAAGAGGCCTTGAGTTACTTTCATCAACAACTGCAAGATGCCCACAAGGGGGCCTGGTCTACCAAGTTGAACTTCCTCTTCCATGTTTTAGGACAGTCTCTCAAGGCCTAA